The proteins below come from a single Oerskovia jenensis genomic window:
- a CDS encoding FAD-binding dehydrogenase produces MSDNDVSTSSPSNAVPAGTPAHGSAPSRSGHDHAEVIVVGAGLSGLVAATELTAAGRRVILLDQEPAASLGGQAFWSFGGLFLVDSPEQRRMGVKDTPELALDDWLGSANFAPGAADGEGPDRWGHAWARGFVEFAAGDMRSWLHAKGVRWFPLVQWAERGGHPAGGHGNSVPRFHVTWGTGPGILEPFVRAALDARAAGLLDIRFRHRVTGLVVTDGAVTGVRAEVLADDPAERGAPSVRDVVGEVELSASAVVVASGGIGANHDLVRAHWPASAGVLPTRMLSGVPDSTDGLLLGITRDAGAALVHEDRMWHYPEGIANHSPVWTNHGIRILPGPTSLWVDAHGHRLPSPLFPGFDALGSLQHVTARGDDHSWFVLNKAVMESEFALSGSEQNPDLTGRSVRLLAQRVLPGAVGPVARFAAESPEFVWGANPTELAAGMNALTAATPGSQGHIDTAELERLVRLRDDQVRSGLGKDHQVVATAMARKFFVDRVIRVSPPRPLTTPKDGPMLAVRLSVLTRKTLGGLHTDTDGRVLRPDGSVFEGLYAAGEAAGFGGGGVHGHRALEGTFLGGCLFSGRTVGRALARSL; encoded by the coding sequence ATGAGTGACAACGACGTCAGCACCTCCTCCCCGAGCAACGCCGTCCCCGCGGGCACGCCCGCCCACGGGAGCGCTCCCAGCCGGTCCGGGCACGACCACGCCGAGGTCATCGTGGTCGGCGCAGGGCTCTCGGGCCTCGTCGCGGCCACCGAGCTGACGGCTGCGGGGCGCCGCGTGATCCTGCTCGACCAGGAACCCGCCGCGAGCCTGGGCGGCCAGGCCTTCTGGTCGTTCGGCGGCCTCTTCCTGGTCGACTCCCCCGAGCAGCGCCGCATGGGCGTCAAGGACACGCCCGAGCTCGCGCTCGACGACTGGCTCGGGTCGGCGAACTTCGCCCCCGGCGCCGCCGACGGCGAGGGCCCCGACCGTTGGGGCCACGCCTGGGCGCGCGGCTTCGTCGAGTTCGCCGCAGGCGACATGCGTTCGTGGCTGCACGCCAAGGGGGTGCGCTGGTTCCCGCTCGTCCAGTGGGCCGAGCGCGGCGGCCACCCCGCGGGCGGCCACGGCAACAGCGTGCCTCGCTTCCACGTGACCTGGGGAACCGGCCCCGGCATCCTCGAACCCTTCGTCCGCGCGGCCCTCGACGCCCGGGCAGCCGGACTGCTCGACATCCGCTTCCGCCACCGTGTGACAGGACTCGTCGTGACCGACGGCGCCGTCACGGGAGTCCGGGCCGAGGTCCTGGCCGACGACCCGGCCGAGCGCGGCGCCCCCTCGGTGCGCGACGTCGTGGGCGAGGTCGAGCTCTCGGCGAGCGCCGTCGTCGTCGCCTCCGGGGGGATCGGCGCGAACCACGACCTGGTCCGCGCGCACTGGCCCGCGTCGGCCGGCGTGCTGCCCACGCGCATGCTCTCGGGCGTCCCGGACTCGACCGACGGGCTGCTGCTCGGCATCACGCGCGACGCGGGCGCGGCCCTGGTCCACGAGGACCGCATGTGGCACTACCCCGAGGGCATCGCGAACCACTCGCCCGTCTGGACGAACCACGGCATCCGCATCCTGCCCGGCCCGACGTCGCTCTGGGTCGACGCGCACGGCCACCGGCTGCCCTCGCCCCTGTTCCCCGGCTTCGACGCCCTGGGCTCGCTCCAGCACGTCACGGCCCGCGGCGACGACCACTCCTGGTTCGTGCTCAACAAGGCTGTCATGGAGAGCGAGTTCGCCCTGTCGGGCTCGGAGCAGAACCCCGACCTGACCGGCAGGAGCGTGCGGCTCCTGGCGCAGCGGGTGCTGCCCGGGGCCGTGGGTCCCGTGGCGCGGTTCGCGGCCGAGTCGCCCGAGTTCGTGTGGGGAGCGAACCCGACCGAGCTCGCGGCCGGCATGAACGCCCTGACGGCGGCGACCCCGGGCTCGCAGGGCCACATCGACACGGCCGAGCTCGAACGGCTCGTGCGGCTGCGCGACGACCAGGTGCGCTCAGGGCTCGGCAAGGACCACCAGGTCGTCGCGACGGCCATGGCTCGCAAGTTCTTCGTGGACCGCGTCATCCGGGTGTCGCCGCCGCGCCCGCTCACTACACCCAAGGACGGCCCGATGCTCGCGGTACGGCTCTCCGTCCTGACCCGCAAGACGCTCGGCGGCCTGCACACCGACACCGACGGGCGCGTGCTGCGTCCCGACGGCTCGGTCTTCGAGGGCCTGTACGCCGCGGGCGAGGCGGCCGGGTTCGGGGGCGGCGGCGTGCACGGGCACCGGGCCCTCGAGGGGACGTTCCTCGGCGGGTGCCTGTTCTCGGGTCGGACCGTGGGGCGGGCGCTCGCGCGGAGCCTCTAG
- the glgX gene encoding glycogen debranching protein GlgX — protein MQALAPPPRPRPTPGPVPPLGVHLAGDGVDVAVLASHASAVDLCLLDVSSDGEIHERRVALGGPTHGVWHGHVAGVREGQRYGFRAHGPWDPAAGFRYNPAKLLLDPYARGIVGELDDDPSTRGHVVERDASGALVGDARGPADPRDSAAHVPHSVVVAPRTGHEPVRRPHVPWADTVVYEAHVRGLTQQLDAVPEDLRGTYAGLAHPATIAHLKSLGVTTVELLPIHAFLTEPHLLAKGLTNYWGYSTAGFFAPHAPYATRAAQEAGAGAVVDEVRGMVHLLHEAGLEVLLDVVHNHTCEGGVDGPHLSWRGLDNPVHYLHDGASPAVLADVTGTGNSLDFRRARVVQQTLDSLRYWAQEIGVDGFRFDLAVTLGRGPAGFDPDHPFLVALQTDPVLNGLKLVAEPWDVGPGGWRTGQFPAPMAEWNDRFRGAVRQFWLADPREASHGRPGQGVRELATRLAGSADLFGHSDPPLMRGPVASINFVTAHDGFTLADLVAYEHKHNEANGEGNRDGSDDNRSWNHGFEGRVETEEATVPGEGLDPGLEIAPLRRRSIRNLMATQVLAAGTPMLTAGDEMGRTQRGNNNAYCQDGPLSWVSWDLSPWRKDLLATTTHLLGLRREHAALRSETFFHGRPRHSAQDAVPDLAWFDAAGRTLDHAAWHDPGFRVLQMLRTGPRTGDRDVLLVLNGALDTVEVALAEVPGRAAPGSAEEGATTGADGPTGSTGPAGTPAWELVWDSDWEHPAESGGDATGAPVATALLEPLSLQVYLSPR, from the coding sequence GTGCAAGCGCTTGCCCCTCCCCCACGCCCCCGCCCCACGCCCGGACCGGTCCCGCCGCTCGGCGTGCATCTCGCCGGTGACGGCGTCGACGTCGCCGTGCTCGCCTCGCACGCGAGCGCCGTCGACCTGTGCCTGCTCGACGTCTCGTCCGACGGCGAGATCCACGAACGTCGCGTCGCTCTCGGCGGCCCGACCCACGGGGTCTGGCACGGGCACGTCGCCGGCGTGCGCGAGGGGCAGCGCTACGGCTTCCGGGCCCATGGCCCGTGGGACCCGGCGGCCGGCTTCCGGTACAACCCCGCGAAGCTCCTGCTCGACCCGTACGCACGGGGGATCGTGGGCGAGCTCGACGACGACCCGTCCACACGCGGCCACGTCGTCGAGCGCGACGCCTCCGGTGCGCTCGTGGGTGACGCCCGTGGGCCGGCCGACCCCCGCGACTCGGCGGCGCACGTGCCGCACTCGGTCGTCGTCGCCCCCCGCACGGGGCACGAGCCCGTACGCAGGCCGCACGTGCCCTGGGCGGACACGGTCGTCTACGAGGCCCACGTCCGTGGCCTGACCCAGCAGCTCGACGCCGTGCCCGAGGACCTGCGCGGCACGTACGCGGGGCTCGCGCACCCCGCCACGATCGCGCATCTGAAGTCCTTGGGCGTCACGACCGTCGAGCTCCTGCCCATCCACGCGTTCCTGACCGAACCGCACCTCCTGGCCAAGGGACTCACCAACTACTGGGGCTACTCGACCGCGGGGTTCTTCGCCCCCCACGCCCCGTACGCGACCCGCGCCGCACAGGAGGCCGGGGCGGGCGCCGTCGTCGACGAGGTCCGCGGCATGGTGCACCTGCTGCACGAGGCAGGGCTCGAGGTCCTCCTCGACGTCGTGCACAACCACACGTGCGAGGGCGGGGTCGACGGGCCGCACCTGTCGTGGCGCGGCCTCGACAACCCCGTCCACTACCTGCACGACGGCGCGTCCCCGGCCGTGCTCGCGGACGTCACCGGGACGGGGAACAGCCTCGACTTCCGCCGCGCCCGCGTGGTGCAGCAGACCCTCGACTCGCTGCGCTACTGGGCGCAGGAGATCGGCGTCGACGGCTTCCGCTTCGACCTCGCCGTGACCCTGGGCCGCGGACCGGCCGGGTTCGACCCCGACCACCCGTTCCTCGTCGCGCTCCAGACCGACCCGGTCCTGAACGGTCTCAAGCTCGTCGCGGAGCCGTGGGACGTCGGCCCCGGCGGCTGGCGCACAGGCCAGTTCCCCGCGCCGATGGCCGAGTGGAACGACCGCTTCCGGGGAGCCGTGCGTCAGTTCTGGCTCGCCGACCCGCGCGAGGCCTCGCACGGGCGCCCCGGCCAGGGTGTGCGCGAGCTCGCGACCCGGCTGGCCGGCTCCGCGGACCTCTTCGGGCACAGCGACCCCCCGCTCATGCGCGGCCCGGTCGCCTCGATCAACTTCGTCACGGCGCACGACGGGTTCACGCTCGCCGACCTCGTCGCCTACGAGCACAAGCACAACGAGGCCAACGGCGAGGGCAACCGCGACGGCAGCGACGACAACCGGTCGTGGAACCACGGGTTCGAGGGGCGCGTCGAGACCGAGGAGGCGACCGTCCCGGGCGAGGGGCTCGACCCGGGGCTCGAGATCGCCCCTCTGCGCCGCCGCTCGATCCGCAACCTCATGGCGACCCAGGTCCTGGCGGCCGGGACGCCCATGCTCACGGCGGGCGACGAGATGGGACGCACCCAGCGCGGCAACAACAACGCGTACTGCCAGGACGGCCCGCTGTCGTGGGTGAGCTGGGACCTGTCGCCCTGGCGCAAGGACCTGCTCGCGACCACGACCCATCTCCTGGGCCTGCGTCGCGAGCACGCCGCGCTGCGCAGCGAGACGTTCTTCCACGGCCGCCCCCGGCACTCGGCGCAGGACGCGGTGCCGGACCTCGCGTGGTTCGACGCCGCGGGGCGCACCCTCGACCACGCGGCCTGGCACGACCCCGGGTTCCGGGTCCTGCAGATGCTGCGCACCGGGCCGCGGACCGGTGACCGTGACGTGCTCCTGGTGCTCAACGGTGCGCTCGACACGGTCGAGGTCGCGCTCGCGGAGGTGCCGGGGCGCGCTGCCCCCGGGAGCGCCGAGGAGGGCGCGACGACCGGGGCCGACGGGCCGACGGGGAGCACCGGACCGGCCGGGACGCCCGCCTGGGAGCTCGTGTGGGACTCCGACTGGGAGCACCCGGCCGAGTCCGGCGGGGACGCGACCGGCGCCCCGGTGGCGACGGCGCTCCTGGAGCCGCTCAGCCTCCAGGTCTACCTCTCACCGAGGTAG
- a CDS encoding electron transfer flavoprotein subunit beta/FixA family protein, whose amino-acid sequence MRIVVAVKYVPDIHADRRFDAGRVVRSSEEGTLNELDENAIEAALRIVESLPAAEQETSEVVVLTMAGPEADTAIRKAYQMGVGRGVRVSDEALAGSDYFGTVATLAAAIRKIEEEGQVDLVLTGMAALDGLGSVVPVLLAAELDLPQLTLAGKLEVDTEARTAQVTRELDDALEVLSAPLPAVVSVTDHANWPRFPNFKLIMAARTQPIEVWDLATLGLDPATVGDAGARTRVLAATPRPPRPEVEVVVDKGEGGRALAEFLIRNDLV is encoded by the coding sequence ATGAGGATCGTCGTCGCCGTCAAGTACGTTCCCGATATCCACGCCGACCGGCGGTTCGACGCCGGACGAGTGGTGCGATCGTCCGAGGAGGGGACCCTCAACGAGCTCGACGAGAACGCCATCGAGGCCGCGCTGCGCATCGTCGAGTCGCTGCCGGCGGCCGAGCAGGAGACCTCCGAGGTCGTCGTGCTGACCATGGCCGGCCCCGAGGCCGACACCGCGATCCGCAAGGCGTACCAGATGGGCGTCGGCCGCGGCGTGCGCGTGAGCGACGAGGCGCTCGCGGGCTCGGACTACTTCGGGACGGTCGCGACGCTCGCCGCGGCGATCCGCAAGATCGAGGAGGAGGGGCAGGTCGACCTCGTCCTGACGGGCATGGCGGCCCTCGACGGGCTGGGGTCCGTGGTCCCCGTGCTGCTCGCGGCCGAGCTCGACCTGCCGCAGCTCACGCTCGCGGGCAAGCTCGAGGTCGACACCGAGGCCCGCACGGCCCAGGTCACGCGTGAGCTGGACGACGCGCTCGAGGTGCTCTCGGCCCCGCTGCCCGCCGTGGTCAGCGTGACCGACCACGCCAACTGGCCGCGCTTCCCCAACTTCAAGCTCATCATGGCTGCGCGGACGCAGCCGATCGAGGTCTGGGACCTCGCGACCCTGGGGCTCGACCCCGCGACCGTGGGTGACGCCGGAGCCCGCACCCGTGTCCTGGCCGCCACCCCGCGCCCGCCGCGCCCCGAGGTCGAGGTCGTCGTCGACAAGGGCGAGGGCGGCCGCGCGCTGGCCGAGTTCCTCATCCGTAACGACCTGGTCTGA
- a CDS encoding electron transfer flavoprotein subunit alpha/FixB family protein: MTTNVLVLLDSPETQLRSAALELLTIARSLGRPKAVTLGSPSVTTLAQLGAYGVDTVLQAELPTSVSSDAAHLTAVVSATLETAVRRANADIVLLSATFPNKEAAARLAYALGAGLVIDAAAVRAEDGKAVGYKRVFAGSWDTSCEVVTEQAVFTVRANSVVPEPAESSVQTEVIGFPVEVPASATTVTVVSREEKPVVEGGRPALAEAATVVAGGRGTDGDFGPIEDLADVLGAAVGATRDAVYEGWFDTFIGQTGVTIAPRLYIGAGISGAPHHRGGMQASQVIVAVNNDSDSPLFEIADFAVVGDLAEVLPQAAQVLREHKG; encoded by the coding sequence GTGACCACCAACGTCCTCGTCCTGCTCGACTCCCCGGAGACGCAGCTGCGTTCCGCGGCCCTCGAGCTCCTGACCATCGCCCGCAGCCTCGGTCGGCCCAAGGCCGTGACGCTCGGCAGCCCGAGCGTCACGACGCTCGCCCAGCTCGGCGCCTACGGTGTCGACACGGTCCTCCAGGCCGAGCTCCCCACGTCCGTGAGCTCGGACGCCGCGCACCTCACGGCCGTCGTGTCGGCGACCCTCGAGACCGCGGTGCGCCGTGCGAACGCGGACATCGTGCTGCTCTCGGCGACGTTCCCCAACAAGGAGGCCGCCGCCCGCCTGGCCTACGCGCTCGGTGCCGGCCTCGTGATCGACGCGGCAGCCGTCCGGGCCGAGGACGGCAAGGCCGTCGGCTACAAGCGGGTCTTCGCGGGCTCGTGGGACACCTCGTGCGAGGTCGTCACCGAGCAGGCCGTGTTCACGGTCCGCGCCAACTCCGTCGTCCCGGAGCCCGCCGAGTCCTCGGTCCAGACCGAGGTCATCGGGTTCCCCGTCGAGGTGCCGGCGTCGGCGACCACGGTCACGGTCGTGTCCCGTGAGGAGAAGCCGGTCGTAGAGGGCGGACGTCCCGCGCTCGCCGAGGCCGCGACGGTCGTCGCGGGCGGTCGCGGCACCGACGGCGACTTCGGGCCGATCGAGGATCTCGCCGACGTGCTCGGCGCGGCCGTCGGGGCGACGCGTGACGCGGTCTACGAGGGCTGGTTCGACACCTTCATCGGCCAGACGGGTGTGACGATCGCGCCGCGCCTGTACATCGGCGCCGGGATCTCGGGGGCCCCGCACCACCGTGGCGGCATGCAGGCGTCGCAGGTCATCGTGGCCGTCAACAACGACTCCGACAGCCCGCTGTTCGAGATCGCGGACTTCGCGGTCGTGGGCGACCTGGCCGAGGTCCTGCCGCAGGCCGCGCAGGTCCTGCGGGAGCACAAGGGCTGA